A genome region from Carassius gibelio isolate Cgi1373 ecotype wild population from Czech Republic chromosome A23, carGib1.2-hapl.c, whole genome shotgun sequence includes the following:
- the LOC127945004 gene encoding class E basic helix-loop-helix protein 23-like — translation MNIGDENLLKSISNDTLLDLTQRYGQSAFGFGAGHGAGNPGRFTLTPAVDFLSGQTGKSNESGGEQTSDEDDGFDPLETRKRGAGFDEEKHPSNLAKKPKEQRSLRLSINARERRRMHDLNDALDGLRSVIPYAHSPSVRKLSKIATLLLAKNYILMQAQALEEMRRLVAYLNQGQTITSPIPTALAPFGQAAVYPFSSTALATCAEKCSSFSGSPSNPFKHCSDKH, via the coding sequence ATGAATATCGGCGACGAAAACTTGCTGAAATCGATCAGCAACGACACCCTGCTGGACCTGACACAGCGCTACGGACAGTCCGCCTTCGGCTTCGGCGCTGGCCATGGTGCTGGAAATCCTGGCCGCTTCACCCTCACACCTGCAGTGGATTTCCTCTCCGGTCAAACGGGAAAGTCGAACGAAAGCGGCGGAGAGCAGACCAGTGATGAAGACGACGGCTTCGACCCCTTAGAGACTCGTAAGAGAGGCGCTGGATTTGACGAAGAGAAGCATCCGAGCAATCTCGCCAAGAAGCCGAAGGAGCAGAGATCTCTCCGGCTGAGCATCAACGCGCGCGAGCGGAGACGCATGCACGACCTCAATGACGCGCTGGACGGCCTGAGGTCTGTGATCCCCTACGCGCACAGTCCGTCTGTGAGAAAACTCTCTAAAATCGCAACTTTGCTTCTTGCAAAAAACTACATCCTAATGCAGGCACAGGCACTGGAGGAAATGCGCCGGTTGGTGGCTTATCTAAACCAAGGGCAGACTATAACTTCGCCGATTCCCACCGCGCTCGCGCCTTTCGGACAGGCGGCCGTGTATCCGTTTTCCAGCACGGCACTGGCCACCTGCGCGGAGAAATGCAGCTCGTTCTCCGGGAGCCCGTCCAACCCGTTCAAACACTGCAGCGACAAGCATTGA